The nucleotide sequence ACGATCGCTTCAGGCCCGTGATGAGCAGGAACGCGCCCAACAGCCCGAAGATTACGGCCAGGATGGTAATGTGCAGGATCGCAAACAGCACGGCAACCAGAATAATAATGAATGATGCTTTGAGCTTCCAGCTGATGCGCTGCCACCAGTTCAGCTCTTCCCGGAGCGGCAAACCCAAACCCTGCCGAATGCGATTTCCGAGCCGAAGCTGTTTTTTGGGTTTTGGCTTCGGTTGCTGATCAATAACCGGCGCAGCCAGTACCGATTGTATATGTGCCACCCGCTGCCGGATGCGCTGACTCCGCTCCATAGCTGGCTGCAAACTAACCAGCGCCTGATCGGGGCTCGTAGGCTGATCGATTGACGCTACTACGGAATCTGATAAACTCTTGATAGATAACGTATCCGAAGCGGTATTGAGCAACTTGCTTTCTGCCGGCTGCTCAACGGAGAGCCGGGCCGCTACATGGGGGGTTCGGTGAAAATAGGCAACTGGCCGGTGACAGGAGGCAAGAAAAAGGCATAACGCAGCAAACAGAAAGGCAAACAAGTTTTTCATCAGGTTGTGTTGTACGATTAGCAACTGTGGTCGCAAAAGTCCCACTTACAACGAATCAGATAAGGAGGTTAATATGATTTTGATGAAAAAGGTAATCGCCGGGGCAGATTTTGTCTATTCAAAACCGGTTAAACAGTAGGGCATACGGCCTATTTAGCTTTTCGGACTGTTAATATCTCCTGCTCTATTTTTATGGTCCGCACACTGTCGTGGTTCGCCTTTGGGCTCCTGTCATCCCTGCTGGTTAATGGCCAAACTGCTTCGCCAATCGCTAATTACGACGAAGCCAAAGTTGGTACCTCGACCCTACCCGACATCTTACGGTTCAGTAATGGTAAATCGGTAAAGTCTCGAACCGACTGGCAAACCCGGCGGCAGGAGATCCGGCAGCTCTTCGCTGACCACGTATATGGGCAGACGCCGACTCAACCCGTCCGGCTTCAGTTTCATGTTCAGCAAACCGACGAAAATGCGCGGGGAGGCCTGGCCGTTCGCAAGCAGGTCGCCATCTCCTTTCCCGACTATCCGCAACTAGCGCCTATCAACATCCTGCTGTACATTCCTAAAGCAGCCAGCAGGCCCGTTCCGGCTTTTCTGGGGCTGAATTTCTGCGGCAATCACTGTGTTACCAACGAAACCGACCTGCCCCTGTCAACGCGCTGGGTAGCCGATGGAGCCGGCAATGTGGCTGTTAACCATCGGGCCACTGAGAAAGCCCGGGCTTTGCAGGCCCGGCGCTGGCCCATCGATACCATTCTGAAGCGAGGCTACGCACTGGCTACGGCCTATTATGGCGATATCGAACCCGATCATCCGCAGGGCTGGCATACGGGCATCCGCTCCGTTCTGGGCGACACCACCCGCAGCGATAACTGGGGAGCGATAGGCGCCTGGGCATGGGGCATGAGCCGCATGCTTGACTACCTGCAGACCGAACCGGCTATTGACGCAAAACGGGTTACTGCTACCGGTCATTCCCGCATCGGCAAAGCTGCCGTTTGGGCGGGCGTGCAGGACGAACGGTTCGCAGCTGTTATTGCCAATGAATCCGGCGAAGGCGGAGCAGCCCTGGCCCGGCGCTGGTATGGCGAAACCGTAGAGCATCTGAACACCAGTTTCCCACACTGGTTTTCGGGACGTTATAAAACCTACAATAAGCGCGTGGCCGATTTACCCGTCGATCAGCATGAACTGCTGGCGCTGGTAGCCCCGCGTCCACTCTATGTAGCCAGCGCCGATGGCGATCAATGGTCCGACCCGAAAGGCGAATTCCTGGGCGCAGCCCTGACCGAACCCGTTTATCAGTTGTACGGTAAAACGGGGCTGGGTACCCTGAATTTTCCGGGCGTTAACCAGCCCATTGGCCAGACTGTCCGCTACCACAACCGCACCGGCAAACACGACGTTACGGATTACGACTGGGAACAGTACCTTCGTTTTGCGGATGAATTGGTACGTTAAGCGCTACCTTTGCAGCTATGACGTTCAATAACGATCCCAGGCCCTGGCAGGTTGAACAATCTGAGTACATCCACCAGCTACCGTGGTTCACGGTGCGTAAAGACGCGGTTCGAATGGCCAACGGCGGGCACATTCCCGATTACTTCGTGCTGGAATACCCCGACTGGATCAACGTGGTGGCCGTTACGACGGATGGCCAGCTGGTGTTCATCCGGCAGTACCGTCACGCCATAGCCGGCGTTCATTACGAACTGTGTGCAGGCGTCGTTGATCCGGGCGAAGATCCCCTCACAACTGCGCAGCGTGAACTGCTGGAGGAAACGGGTTTTGGCGGAGGAAAGTGGCAGCACCTGATAACGCTTTCGGCCAATCCGGGCACGCACACCAATCTAACGTATTCCTATCTGGCCTTAGGCGTCGAACCGAAACAGGCGCAGGCGCTCGAAACTACGGAAGAGATTACGGTCCATCTGGTCTCGCCGGATCGGGCGCGGCAGATCATCGACAATGGTGAAATGATGCAGGCTCTGCATATCGCTCCGTTACTGAAATACCTGTCCCGGCTTTAGTAACGATCAGTTAATGAACATAAAAACGCCCTGACTACCAACCAGCGATCAGGGCGTTTTATAAATTCTTCTATGGGGTTCACCGATTCGCGATCGGTGAAATTCGCGAACCTTTCGGGTCGGGTGTGCCGTCCGGATCGTTAGTTACGGTGCCGTTGGCATAGATCGTGCCGCTATTGGCCAGCAGAATTCCGGATAAATGGGCCGTGGCAGCGGTTGTACCCTGCGTAATAGTCAGATACCCTCCTCCTTTGTACGTCGATTTAACGTTAACCGCCGGTGCTGCAAAGTCGATAGGGGGATTTCCAACGCAGGAGACGGTTGCAAAAACGCCGTTTTTATCGTGTCCTGACGCCGTGAAAATAGTAGGCCCGTTGGCCCGGGCGGGCGAAATCTGATTGGCGTTACTTACACCCGAATTGACGTTTGTATTCCCCGCCGATACAGCCACAAAAATTCCTTTCGAGGCCATGTTGACCACCGCCTGATCGACCGCATCCGTTGCACTGATGCCCAAGCTGATGTTGGCGACATCGCCCGGCCGGGCGTTGGCGGCTACAAAGTTAATGCCAGCAATAAAGTCCGAAACGACGACTTTCGTTGGAGCCGCGCATACTTTAATTGGCACCACTGTTGCGCCAGCAGCTACGCCCACTACCCCAATTGTGTTGTTAAGGGCCGCGATGATCCCCGATACCAGCGTGCCGTGCCCGTCAAAATCTTTGGTTGACCGGTGCGCCCCAAACTTAAACACCGAGTAGCCTTTGGTTGAATCTACTTTCAGATCAGGGTGCGTCAGTTCAATGCCGGAATCGATTACGTATGCTACGTTAGAGCCCGCGTAGTTGACCGAACCCCCTACATAGGTAATGCCCCAGGGTACCTCCTGGCCAGCCGCAACCCGAGCAGTCTTATCGCTTTGACTTTCTAGACCATCGGGTGTACTGACCGCCTGCCGGTCGGCTTCGATATAGGACACAAGCGGGTTTTTGCGCAGCCGGGCCAGCTCAGCCGGAGTCAGCCGAACAGCCATTCCGGACAACGCGGCCCCGTATACGTGTAGAATATTTTCAGGGTTAATCCCTAACTCCGACAGGAATTTCTCGCCAACCTGTTTCAGACGAGCCTGCTGCCGGGCAAAGGTCTCCAGATTCTGCGCCGAGAAGGCATCCTGCTTCAGAACAACGATGTACTGCCCATCAATTCCGCCTGTTGCAGTTGCGGCTTGTGCAGCATCAACACTCTGGAGAGAATTATCAACTGCCAATTCGGCCGGACGGCACGCGTCCAGACCCGTTAAGCCCATCAGCAATAGGCCAGCAAACAAGTAGAGAGTATGTTTCATTAGAATATGTTAAACATCAAAGGTAAAGAAATCTATACCATCCAGATAGATTCAGAAATATCCTGAACGGTCATTATGGTTAAAAGGCTATTAAAAATGGCGTCTGTGTAAAGCAGACGCCATTAAGACAATGCCGGACTTAAACTAAGGTACGCGCGACATCTTGATATCGGGTATGCTGTCGCGGTCGGCGGTTACGGTTCCTTTGCCGTAAATCACCCCCTTATTTGCCAGCAATATGCCCGAAGCGTGCGCCGTGGCCATGGTTGTTCCTTTGGAAAAGTAGGTATATTTCCCTCCCCGCACCGTTGATTTTATGCTTACGCCGGGCCCGGCAAAATCGATGGGTGGGTTCCCACTACACGATACCGAGGCAAACACTCCTTTGCTATCATGCGCCGATAAACTGTACAGATTGGGCGCGTTAATTCGAGCCGGTGAAATATTATTGGCATCAAAATTATTGGTTGTCGTATTCCCGGCTGACATCGCAATAAATAAGTCGCCCCGGTTGGTCAGGTTCATTACTGCTGCATCCAGCGCATCCGACGCTTTAGCACCTAAGCTGATGTTGATCACATCGCCCGGGCGAGCATTTGCCATTACAAAATCCAGACCGGCTATCACATTCGAAACCTGCATATTTTCAGGCTTCTCCGTAACTTTTATCGGGATAACCGGCGCGCCCGCGGCTACACCCACTACGCCAATGCTATTGTTTTTAGCCGCAATTGTGCCTGAAACGTGCGTTCCATGGTCGTGGTTGTCGGCAAGCGATTTGGCGCCCGTTCCGGTTGTGAGCGCATTGTATCCCCGCGAAGCATCTACGTTCAGGTCAGGATGCGTGAGGTCAATCCCCGTATCCACAATATAAGCTGCATTCGAGCCGGTATAGTCAATAAAGCCGCCAACGTATTTAATTCCCCAGGGTACCTCCTGCCCAGCGGTGATGTGCATATCGTCGCCAGCCACGGCCTCCTCTACGCTTGTACTGCCAATCTGGTCGGCTTCTATAGATGCAATGTCCGGATACTGACGCAGAAACGATACCTGCGCTTCGGTTAGCTGGGCCACAAACCCTCTCAGGCAGGAGCCATACACATGGCCCAGCTGATTACGGTCTATGTTGAACCGGCTCATCATCTGTTCGGCGTACTGCCGCATGAACTGCTGACGTTTTGCGTAGGGAGAGGCAGCTGACAGACCGGAAAGCGGATCGACTTTCAGGACAACGATATAGGGGTTGGTAGCGCCCTGACGGCCAGAGCCAGTAACCGTTTCGCCAACGGGCTGACAGCTCTGCAGGCTTAACACAGCTGCAGTAAGTACAGTAAGGTAACAGTGAATTGTTTTCATAATTCATTTGGGCAGAAAAAGGGTGGACAGTTACTTAAATTGTTATCTGATTTATTTATCGGCGTTTTAATAGAGTGTTATTACTAGTTTTTGAGAGATCTATTGGATGCAGCACTAATCCGGTATCTATAAAAGCTCGTCAGCTATCTGAAAAGATTCTATTTTTCTCCAGGCAGGTTTATAAGCCACGAATATAAATTGAGGGTAAACAGTCGGGAAAAGGCATTTCGTTAACGGTCAAAAATTGACAACTCGGTAGGTTGATGCTCCTCTGCGCACGCTCAGCACCCGTTACTGACCTGTTCTGCCAGATTCCATGCGCTACCTGGAACTGACATTCACTATTTTGCCCGTACCTTTGTGGCCCTGATCATCAACCCGCTTATCTGATTCAGCCACGTTCTACGATTACTGCGGCAATCCAATTTGTTTATGATTATCCCCCTGGCCCACCGCGCCAATCAAACCCAGGAATACTATTTTTCGGTCAAGCTGGCTGAGGTTCGTCGGCTTCAGGCGGCCGGACATGATGTTATTAATATGGGCATCGGCAATCCTGATCTGATGCCCTCTCCGAATACGCTGGATGCCCTGACCACCTCTGCGCGGCAGCCCAGCGCCCACGGCTACCAGCCGTATAAGGGAACGCCGGCCCTGCGGCAGGGTATTGCCCGCTTTTATAACCACACATACGGTGTTACGCTCGATGCCGAAACCGAAATTCTGCCTTTGATTGGCTCTAAGGAAGGCATTACGCATCTATCGCTGACGTTCCTCAATGATGGCGATGGCGTGCTCGTGCCTGAACTGGGTTATCCGGCCTATCGTGCCGTGAGTCAGATGGTCGGCGCGCGGGTGCTGGAATACCCCCTGCTCGAACATGACGGCTGGCAGCCCGACTGGAACGCCATGACCGACCTGCTGGCTGAATCGCCCGCGTCGAATCCAACGCGGATTATCTGGCTCAATTACCCGCACATGCCTACAGGTGCCCCAGCCACCCGCGCTCTGTTCGAGCGGGCAGTGCGCTTCGCCCACGACCATCGGGTGCTGCTTTGCCACGATAATCCATATAGCCTGATTTTAAATAAAAAGCCGCCTATCAGTCTGCTATCGGTCGATGGGGCTAACGAGGTGGCCGTAGAGCTGAATTCGCTTAGCAAATCGCATAATATGGCGGGCTGGCGGATTGGCTGGATGGCCGGCGCTAAAGCTTACGTCGATGCCGTGCTGACGATCAAGAGCAACGTAGATTCGGGCCAGTTCCGTCCCCTGATGGACGCTGCCGCTGAAGCACTCACCAACCCGGACGACTGGCACCACGACCGGAACGCAATCTACCAGGATCGGCTGGAGGCCGTCCATGCGTTCCTGGACACGTTGGGCTGCACGTATGCCACCGACCAGGAGGGGTTATTTATCTGGGCTAAGCTGCCCAATTCGGTTGAATCGGCAGAAACACTGG is from Spirosoma taeanense and encodes:
- a CDS encoding pyridoxal phosphate-dependent aminotransferase, whose amino-acid sequence is MIIPLAHRANQTQEYYFSVKLAEVRRLQAAGHDVINMGIGNPDLMPSPNTLDALTTSARQPSAHGYQPYKGTPALRQGIARFYNHTYGVTLDAETEILPLIGSKEGITHLSLTFLNDGDGVLVPELGYPAYRAVSQMVGARVLEYPLLEHDGWQPDWNAMTDLLAESPASNPTRIIWLNYPHMPTGAPATRALFERAVRFAHDHRVLLCHDNPYSLILNKKPPISLLSVDGANEVAVELNSLSKSHNMAGWRIGWMAGAKAYVDAVLTIKSNVDSGQFRPLMDAAAEALTNPDDWHHDRNAIYQDRLEAVHAFLDTLGCTYATDQEGLFIWAKLPNSVESAETLVDDLLYKQHVFIAPGFIFGPKGNRYIRISLCMPKERIWEAVNRLKLAN
- a CDS encoding NUDIX hydrolase, coding for MTFNNDPRPWQVEQSEYIHQLPWFTVRKDAVRMANGGHIPDYFVLEYPDWINVVAVTTDGQLVFIRQYRHAIAGVHYELCAGVVDPGEDPLTTAQRELLEETGFGGGKWQHLITLSANPGTHTNLTYSYLALGVEPKQAQALETTEEITVHLVSPDRARQIIDNGEMMQALHIAPLLKYLSRL
- a CDS encoding S8 family serine peptidase gives rise to the protein MKHTLYLFAGLLLMGLTGLDACRPAELAVDNSLQSVDAAQAATATGGIDGQYIVVLKQDAFSAQNLETFARQQARLKQVGEKFLSELGINPENILHVYGAALSGMAVRLTPAELARLRKNPLVSYIEADRQAVSTPDGLESQSDKTARVAAGQEVPWGITYVGGSVNYAGSNVAYVIDSGIELTHPDLKVDSTKGYSVFKFGAHRSTKDFDGHGTLVSGIIAALNNTIGVVGVAAGATVVPIKVCAAPTKVVVSDFIAGINFVAANARPGDVANISLGISATDAVDQAVVNMASKGIFVAVSAGNTNVNSGVSNANQISPARANGPTIFTASGHDKNGVFATVSCVGNPPIDFAAPAVNVKSTYKGGGYLTITQGTTAATAHLSGILLANSGTIYANGTVTNDPDGTPDPKGSRISPIANR
- a CDS encoding S8 family serine peptidase encodes the protein MLSLQSCQPVGETVTGSGRQGATNPYIVVLKVDPLSGLSAASPYAKRQQFMRQYAEQMMSRFNIDRNQLGHVYGSCLRGFVAQLTEAQVSFLRQYPDIASIEADQIGSTSVEEAVAGDDMHITAGQEVPWGIKYVGGFIDYTGSNAAYIVDTGIDLTHPDLNVDASRGYNALTTGTGAKSLADNHDHGTHVSGTIAAKNNSIGVVGVAAGAPVIPIKVTEKPENMQVSNVIAGLDFVMANARPGDVINISLGAKASDALDAAVMNLTNRGDLFIAMSAGNTTTNNFDANNISPARINAPNLYSLSAHDSKGVFASVSCSGNPPIDFAGPGVSIKSTVRGGKYTYFSKGTTMATAHASGILLANKGVIYGKGTVTADRDSIPDIKMSRVP
- a CDS encoding glucuronyl esterase domain-containing protein, with amino-acid sequence MVRTLSWFAFGLLSSLLVNGQTASPIANYDEAKVGTSTLPDILRFSNGKSVKSRTDWQTRRQEIRQLFADHVYGQTPTQPVRLQFHVQQTDENARGGLAVRKQVAISFPDYPQLAPINILLYIPKAASRPVPAFLGLNFCGNHCVTNETDLPLSTRWVADGAGNVAVNHRATEKARALQARRWPIDTILKRGYALATAYYGDIEPDHPQGWHTGIRSVLGDTTRSDNWGAIGAWAWGMSRMLDYLQTEPAIDAKRVTATGHSRIGKAAVWAGVQDERFAAVIANESGEGGAALARRWYGETVEHLNTSFPHWFSGRYKTYNKRVADLPVDQHELLALVAPRPLYVASADGDQWSDPKGEFLGAALTEPVYQLYGKTGLGTLNFPGVNQPIGQTVRYHNRTGKHDVTDYDWEQYLRFADELVR